AGGGCGTTCACGAGGCTCTGGGTGCCAAAGACGATACAGTAACTGTTCATGGGAACCCTGCCACCCATGCCTTTCATCGCAAGCGGCCCGAGTTCGGTGATGTCGACCCCGAGGCGCTTCGCGGTCATCTCCAGGAACCGGCCGCTTGCACCGGCGCAGATGCCACCCATCGTGAAGGTACCGGGGATGCCGTCCATCACCGTGATCGCCTTGTTGTCCATGCCCCCGATATCAATCACGGTAGCCGGCCCGTGCTGCGTATTGGCGAGGTAGACCGCGCCTTTCGAGTTCACGGTCAGCTCTTCCTGAATAAGATCGGCGTTGAACTCTTTCCCCACCAAAAAGCGCCCGTAACCGGTCGTACCGATAGCCTGGACATCGGAAAGTTTTATTCCCGCTTCGGCAAGGGCAGTGTCAACAACGCCATGGGCGCTCTTGAGCACCTCTCCGGTTGGCATCCAGCCTTTGCCGATGATCTTGTTGTCCTTCATCAGGATGGCCTTGGTTGTCGAGGATCCGGAATCGATCCCGAGCGTGATGCCCTCCTGAACCTCGCGGGCAAGAAGTGCCCGGCGCCGGGCTATGGTCGTTAAGGCCTCCATCCGGGTAAGGAGCGTTCCCGAAGTCGTGCGCTCGGTAAACGAGTAGCTGACGACCGGGAGTTTCGAGTGTTCGAGGATATAGCGCCTGAGCTCGTTTCGTACAATTGCGGCTTCGGCACACCGGAAACAGGTTGCGATAAAGACCGCGTCCGCGTCCACCCGGCCTTCGACAAGCGCAATTGCCCGGGCAATAGCGAGCTTTAGATCTGGACTCCTGACCTCGAGGCCGAATGCATCGAAGTCCCGCACAATGTCTTTTAAGGCAATGTCCGGGAAGAAGATCTCGCCGTTTACCGATCTCGCTGCCGCATTGATCTCTTCCTGCACGCCCGAGTAATCCGCACCGCAGGAGAGCTGGGCGATCCGTACCGGGGCGGTCATGGTTTCCCCCCGAGTTCGGAAAGGAACTTTTTGACCGCGCTTACGAACTGCACGCCTTCTGCCTCGTTTTTCGGGTATTCGAGTTCGAGCCGGGGCATCTTTTTCTGCCGGAGCAGGAATTTTACGAGCTCGTTTGTCCGGGCGCAGCCCATGCAGCCGAACGCGAGATCGGCGTTGTTGATGATGATCGCGGCATCGCACGCTTCGATCATGGGGCCGTAGAGCGACATGCGCCCGCGAACCCCGGCCGGGACCTCGACTGCCGCCCAGGCAAGCCCTTTTTTCGGTTCTTCGGGCGTGATCTGGAGCGGCGGGGATTCGAGGCCCGGTGTCTGGATACGTTCGCGGATCGCGATCGCCGATCCGAGCGGCTTATGCCCGAACCGGGTCACCATATCAGAGAGGATCAGGCTCGTTGCGGGATAGATGAAGACTTTTGCCATGGTCAGGGCTCCTGTGCATCGATCATTTTCTTTAAGGTGTAGACATCGAGACGGCGGTCCGGGGCGGGCGGCTGTGGCGCGGGTACCGCGGAGAGGTCGAGGTTTTCTGTCTTTTCAAGGCCGTGCGAGATGTAGGGGAGGATCCCCATCTCGAACTCGATCCCGTGGAAGCCGGGCCGTGCGCCGCCAAGTGTTGCCCGGCACCTCCGGGCATCGCCGGGCGGGAAGCCCCGGTCCTTGACAAAGATATGGGCCGGGTCCATCTTGCGGACTTCGGCGATGATACGGTCAACCTCCTCCTCCTTTCCCATGATGACAAGGCCAAAACAGTTCTCCTTTACCATCACGCCTTTTGCTACCTCGTACGCCCGGATGGCGACATCCGACGGGGTAACATTGTAGGACTCCACCACCACGTACCGGGTCACGGTCCCGACATTTGCCGGGGTGTATTCGGTCATCTCTTCACCTCGCGGATGTACACCGTCTGCCGCTCCTTTACTTTTTTGAGTTTCTCCGTATCGATCACGTGCCCGATAATATTTGTGCCTTCGAACGGCTCCGAGGTCGGCCCGAACTCGCGGCTCGCCGTGAGCCGGACGCCCACGAGACCGGCGCCTTTCCGGGAATCGTTGGTGATCGCAAGCGCCGCTGCCGGTGCTTCCTCCACGGGACAGTTCTCGGGATAGATCTTTACCGTGGTCGGGACCCTGGGCTTAAAGAGGAAGACATCGTCGAAGACAAAGAAGGCCGGCATCATGCCGGCGTCGTGTTCGGCAAGGCCGGTGATGCGCCGGAAGACCTCGCAGCTCTGGGGAGCATGCGCATCGTCGAGCACGATATCGATCACGTTTGCGACCGGTGCGGTCTTAATCGTCGCAGTCCGGCCGGCAAGGACATCGAGCGTGGTTCCCGGTTCCTGGGAGACCACGATCCGGTCGGGGCTGTCGGTGTCGATGGCAAGGGTAATTCCCCGCTCTTCTGCCACCTTCTTTGCCTCGGGAACCGGCATTCCGAGGAGATCGATCCGGGCCGGGACAACCGCGGTACAGAGCAGGTCGCCCTCTTTTGCGAGTTTTACCAGTTCGATCCCGTGGACAACCTGCCCGACCACGCTGTGTGCCGGGCCGCTCGGGACATCTGCCCGGTAGATATAGATCCCGCCGACCGAGGGGCCTCCCGTGCGTACGGTAACAGAGCCCTCCCGCCGCGGGTGCACGTACTGGGACGGGACTTCTGTCCCGAGCAGTTTCTGGTCGAGAATATGGGTGCTCGTTGCCCGACCGACGTTAAACCGGCCCCCTTCGAGGGCGATGAGCAGGTGTTCGACGCTTTCTGCTGCCCCGGTCGCCACCTCTTTTTCTGTGTATCCCTGCGCTACGATCCTGACCCGGGTCACCACGAGCATCCCGTCTTCGAGCACGAGCGAGGGATCGGTCGTGGTAAACGAGCGGCTCGTGTCTGCCCAGGAAATGACCTGCTCGATCTTTGTCACCCGGTCGCCGGTTGCCCAGCGGTCGAGCACGCCCCGGCCGCTCACCACCCGGGCAACAACGCCACCGGTTGTGTCGGCGCCGTGGTCGGCAAGGTGGCGGCTCTTTGCAAAGATGAGGTACGAACGCTTCGGGTCGTATCCCCCGCAGCCGAGGATCACGTCGCCCCGCTCGTAGAGGTGCGGTTTCCTGTCCGGCCCAATCCCGGAGGCAAACGGCCCGAACGCGGCCGCGTACCGGTCCTCCCAGTGGAGAACCAGGCTGTCTGCGATCCCGGCGCGATCGAAGATGTCCTCGCCGGCCCCGGTGAGTTCGAGCGTGATCTCGCCCGCAGTGGTCGTGACCGCGATGCTCCCGGTCTTCTCCTGCTCTTTTGTGGCCGGCCGGATCACGGCAACGCTGCAACCGGCGGGAAATCCTCCCGTGAGATCGCCAAGCGTGCTCCCCTCTTCAACTTCGCGAAGTTCCCCGTCGAGGTGAACGCGGATCATAAAAACCCTTTTTATGCCTGCGGGGCCTGGCTCATGACCTTGCGCTCGTCATCGGTCAGGTGTGCAAGCACATCGGCGGTCTTTCCCATCTCGACGATCTTGCCGCCCCGCATGAGCGCGATCCGGTCGCAGATGTCGCGGACGAACTCCATGTCGTGCGAGACCACGATGAACGTCTCGTCGATATCGTCCCGGGAGTGCATGATCGAGTGCTTCACGTCGATCTTCGTGATCGGGTCCATGGTCCCGGTCGGCTCGTCGAGGATCACGATCTTGGGTTCCCGGATCAGGACCTGTGCGAGCGCGACCCGGTGCCGCTCACCCTCCGAGAGCTGCCCCGGCATCCGGTCGAGAATATCCTTACTCTTTTCCTCCGAGAACCCCGCCATCTTTAAGGTAATGATCGCTTTTCTCATTGCGAGCTCCTTGGGGAACTCTAACCCGATCGCATCGGTTAAGTTGTCGAGCACGGTCCGGTGGGGATAGAGGTCGTACTCCTGGTGCAGCAGGCCGATGTACTCCTTTGCCCGGCCCCGCTGATCGATCCCGGGTTTGGTCATATCGATCCATTCGTCGCCGATCCTGACATTGATCTCGCCGCTTGTCGGCTCGATCAGGCCGGCGATGATCCGCGAGAGCGTGGTCTTGCCGGCGCCGCTTTTCCCTATGATCCCGAAGATCTCCTTGGTGTAGACATCGAAGGTCACGCCGTTAACCGCACGCACGACCCCGCGGTCGACCGAGATATAGCGCTTGGTGAGATCGCGGGCGGCAACGATCTTCTCGCCCGTCTCGGTATGTTCGAAGGTCTCGGTGTCGTCGCAGCCTTTCATGAACTCGCCGATGACATCGTTTGGCGTCCCGATCTTTGCGATCGAACCGTCCACGAGGAGGAGGGCTCGGCTTGCCACGTCTTCGATCACCTGCGAGAAGTGGGAGGTTACGACCATGCCCATATTGTTTGCCGCTGCCGCATCCTTGAGCATCGAGTGGACGATCTTTGCGGTACCCGGGTCGAGTGTCCCGGTCGGCTCGTCGGCAAAGAGTAAAAAAGGCTCCTTTGCGAGCTGCCGGGCGAGAACCACCCGCTGTTTTTCCCCGCCCGAAAGATCGCGGGCGATATGCATCATCCGGTGGGAGAGCCGGACCTGGTCGATGAGGTCGGCTGCCCGGTTGATCGCCTTGTCCTGCGGGTAGTTGATATCGTCGAGCGAGTGCAGGACGTTCTCGATGACCCGGTCGTCGCCGTACAGGGCGAACGTCCGCTGGAACATGATCGCGGTCCGGCGCATCACCCGGCGCTTGAGCGCCTCGTCTTTTTCGTTCCAGAGGTCCACATCGATGGGTTCGAGTTTTGCACCGCAGTGCGGGCAGGGTTTCCCGGCGGAACTTGCAACATCCATGTAGTCGCATGAAGGACAGGCCGATACATGGTAGACGATCTTCCCGCTGGTCGGGGGCTGTTCCACGCCCCGCATCAGGTGCATGAGGACTGTCTTCCCGGCCCCGCTCCGTCCGATGATCCCGAGGATCTCGCCTTCGTGGATCTCAAAGGATATGTTTCTTAGGGCATGTGTGCCGTCGAAATCCATGCAGATGTTCTCGACCGTGATCAGTGGAGCCTTCATAATTCCCTTGTATCTAATGTAGAACAGGTGGCATATTACTTTTTATATGCTGCCGGTCATCGTCACGATCGGGAAGTAGCGGGCCGCTGTACAAGGTTCCGGACAATCGGCAAAACTTCCCCGACTTCCTTGACCACGAAATCCGCCGCACGGAAGAGTTTTTCGGGGCGTTCGCCGGCCTGCTGGACGGTGAGGATCGCGGTGTCTGCTGCCTTAAACGCACAGATATCGTTGATCCCGTCGCCGACCATCACGACATGGTCGTATTCGTCTTTGAGGTCGGTGACGATCTGGGCCTTGACGGTCGGTGTCGCGACCCCGTACACCCGGTCCCGCGGGATGCCGAGGTGGTCGGCCATGATCTCCAGTTTTGTCGAGCGGTCTCCGGAGGCGATGAACGTGGGCACACCCATGGTATGAAGGGCGGTAATCGTCTCCTTTGCGCCGTCAAAAGGCCAGCCCCCGGCAGTGATGGCAAACTCGATCGACCGGCTTGCCATGTTGAGGATGGCACCGGAGTTGAGCGTGAGCGTGGACTCGTCCTTGCAGATCCGCCAGACGTCCCGGATGCATTCCTGGAGATCGCCGACTTTCGTGACCCGGTCCGAATAGAGCATCCGGCTGATCTCGTCGGCGGTGGTGATCTTCCGCGTGCAGCTGATCCCAAAACCGATCTCGTTTTTTGTGAGGTACTCCGAGAGAAGTTCGTCTTTTTCTGTGGATATCAGGTGCTTTGAGTGGACAGGGAGCACGATGAGCACCCGGTCGGGGCTTGCAAACGTGAGCGTGGTCGTCTCGACTCCCGGCATAAGTACCTGGCGTGCAACATCCTTTGCTACCCGGTAGGTGGAAAGGAGCGTACCGGCACTGTCAAAGACCACAGCGACTGTCATGAATTATCCCCGGGAAGAAGGTCTATGTAGCATCCCCGCGGTACTGGATAAGTAGAGGCGGCGTTCACTCATGATCGTATCTGAAACGGCAGACAAGATAAAGCGCATGGAAATCCGGGGAGCGGGCCGGATCGCCCGGGCGGCAGCAGAAGCCCTGCGGGACGGTGCCCTTGCATCCCGGGCAGTAACCACCGAAGCGTTCCGGCAGGAGATGGACATGGCGGCGGCAACGCTCCTTTCCACCCGCCCGACCGCGGTCTCGCTCCCGAATGCCGTCCACATGGTGATGGCCGGGATCGAAAAGCACCTGACCGTGGACGAGGCAAAGGCCGGCCTTGTGACCCGGGCCGACGAGTTTATCCGGTCCTCGCAGCATGCGGTGGAACGGATCGCCGGGTTTGGTTCCCGCCATATCCGTGACGGCGATACGATCCTGACGCACTGCAATTCCGAGGTCGCCCTTGGCTGCATCATTGCGGCGCATAAGGAAGGAAAGGAGATCGAGGTCTTTGCCACTGAAGTCCGGCCGCGGAACCAGGGGCTCATCACGATAAAAACCTTAAACGACGCCGGGATCAAGACAAACTTCATCGTGGACTCGGCGGTCCGGTCGTTCATCCACGATGTCGATCTCGTGGTGGTCGGGGCTGATGCAGTGACCGTGAACGGTGCGGTGGTCAACAAGATCGGAACCTCGCAGGTGGCCCATGCGGCTGTGGAAGCACGGGTGAACGTGATGGTCGCGGCCGAGACCTACAAGTTTGCGCCCCGCACGATCCTTGGCGAGCTCATCAAAATCGAGGAGCGGGCGGGCAGCGAAGTCCTGCCGGACGAGATCGCAAAAACCCTCCCAAATGTCACGGTCCGGAACCCGGCATTCGATGTGACGCCGGCGGAGTATATCGACCTGATCGTGACCGAGAAGGGTGCGATCCCGCCGCAGATGGCGTACGTGATCATCCGGGATTACCTGGGCTGGGAGATCGGGGAGTTTGGCGATCCGCTCATGACCGGCGGGCTCAACAACGAATAACCCCGCCTTTTGTACCGTGCCGATGCGTTTATTGAATACGAATATCAGATGAGTACGGGAGAATCCGGGCCGGCATGTTACCGCGGCCGGAGGAACTATCCATGGAAATACCTTTTACCAAACTGCACGGGAACGGCAACGATTTCGTGCTGATCGATGAATATAACGGAACGGTCATTCCCGACGAGATGAAAGGGCAGTTTGCGGCCCTGTACTGCGACCGCCGCTTCGGGATTGGCGCGGACGGCATTCTCTTCCTTTCAAAGCCGACAAAGACCGCCGATATCCGGATGCGGATCTTCCAGCCCGACGAGAGCGAGGCCGAGATGTGCGGGAACGGGATCCGCTGCCTTGCAAAGTACGCGTACGATGCGGGGTACGTCAGGGAAACCTGTACGGTCCAGACAGAGACCGGGGTACTCCCGGTCACCCTGCGGTACGCAAAGGAGGAATTTTTTGCAACGATCGGGATGGGCGAGCCGAAGTTTATCCGAAACGAGATCCCGGCGACCGGCAACGGCGAGTACTGCGAGAAGATCGGGGAATTTACGGTCTTTGCAGCAAACACCGGCGTACCGCACGCGGTGGTCCTTGTCGATGTTGTGGACGGCGTCGACATAGCCGTGGCAGCGCCGCCGATCCGGCATCACAGGACGTTCCTGCACGGGGCAAACGTGAACTTCGTGCAGAAGACCGGTGACGACTCGATCCGGATCCGCACGTTCGAGCGCGGGGTCGAAGACGAGACGCTCTCCTGCGGTACCGGGGCAACGGCATCCGCGGCTATCGTGCACCACCTCGGGTACATGAAGGGCCCGGTCAAAGTCGATACCAAGGGCGGGCCCCTGACGATCTCTTTTGGCCCGGACGGGGCAAAGATGGAAGGGCCGGCGGCAACGGTGTTCTCCGGTTCCATCCCGTTTTGATCTTTTTACCCGATTTACCTGTGGCACCTTTTCCGGGAGCTCTCCCGTACCAAAGCGACGGTATGTCATGAGGTGTCGGCTCTCCGACGGAGAGCCGGAAAAGGGTGGTACCTTAAAACCGGGTTCCAGTGGAAATTGTGTCCATGCCCATAGAAATTACTGATTTAATCGCATATTTTCAAAAAATAACCGTTTTAATCAGGATTAGACCGTGCAATTTAGCGGGCTTCCTGTGGCCGGGTTTTTGGGATCGATGGAATGGTCATCTGAGCCTGAGATCGGCCGTCCGGTGGCCTCTGTGGGCCGTTTTCCGGATCCACGTCGGAGAAATTGTTTTGAGAGGGGGATCCTGGTAGTGGGAGACGCTCCTGGGGGCTGTCGCCCCCGCCGCTATGGCATCCCCCGCTTAGCGATAGCTCTGTATTACCTGTATTCTTGGCAGCTCCCCGTACAGGTACGTCAGAGTGTATCGCTCGCGCCGTGAGTCCCCTCGGGGGCAGGGATAGCGCGAAGGAGGCCGGATGTTTTTGGAAATATGCGGCAGCGTCAACAACTATTTTGCAAAAGACTAAAAATCCCAACAAATTTTTTCCGGATAAGGCCGGTAAACTTTTTTGAAAAGTCCCGCAACGCTGCCGGCCTTTTTCACGAAAACCCGGCAAGCGTTGCCTGCCGGATCGTCCCGTGTGCAAACGCAAGGTAGGGCATGGCCCGCCTCAGGTACGCCGGGGGGATGCCGAGATCCTGCGGCTGCCGGATCGGATGGCGTTCCCGTACTTCGACGATCGCCCGGGCGGTGACCGGGCCGATGCCCGGCACCCGGATGAGCTCTTCGTACGGGGCAGAAGCCGGGTCGACCGGGCCGAGGTCCCGTGCAAGGAGGGCTTTGGGGTCGGCATTCGCGAGCATCCCCTCTTCCACGAGCGGGGCGAGTTCTTTTTTCGTGTACCCGTATTCCCGAAAGAGCGTATCTACCTGGTACCAGCGGTGCGCCCGCCACGGCGGCGTGCCGGCCTTTTCTGCAAACCGGGTGCCGGGCAGGGGCTGGAACGCGGAATAGTAGACCCGGGCCGGCTGCACGGTATCGTAGAGATCCGTCATGCAGGAGAAGATCTCTGCATCGGTCTCGCCCGCAGCCCCGACCACAAGCTGGGTCGTGTGCCGGCCGGGAGCCTCGGCGGCGATCCAGTCCAGGCGTTTTTTAATGTCCTCGTGATAGTCCTTGATCCCCGAGATCGCTCGGAGCCGGCTGGCCCCTGTCGATTCCGCGTTCAGGCTGATCCGGTTTGCGTACCGGGCAGCTTCGGCAATATCGGACCGCCCGGCCCCGGGCAGGATCTTGAGGTGGAGGTAGCCGTCGTACCCTTCCGCCCGGAGGATCCGGGCCGTCCCGACCATATCCGCCATCGTCCCTTCGGCATCCTCCGGGATGCCGGAGGAGAGAAAGAGGCCGTTTACCGTGTCGGCCCGGTACAGGTCAAGGAAGATCCCGGCAAGTTCCCGCGGGGCAAAACCTACCCGCTCGCGGCAGGTCCGGACCGAGCAGTAGGCGCAGTCGTACGAGCAGTTCCCGTGGAGCAGGACCTTGAGCATCCGGCTGCACCCGTACGCCCGCGGGTTGTACGTAATACAGGCCCGGGAATCGAGCACCTGCAGGCACTCGCCGGGCATACAGATATCGTGCCGGCTCTGCGCTGAAAGGAGGGCCAGTTTTTCGGGAGCGCCGGGCATAGGATCCGGTCAGGACCCGGCAGGGTATTAAACGGGGGGCAGAGGGGGTGAAAGTGATGCAGGGCCCGGTCAGTTCTCCTGGCCTGTCCCGGACATCTCTTGTCCCGGGATCTCTTCGACAAGCCCGAGGGTGGAGGTGATCTTCCCTGTCCCGTCCCTGAGCGGGCTGACGGTAAGCGAAGCCAGGATCACCGAACCGTCCTTTTTAATATAGCGCTTTTTCGTGCGGTACTGCGTGGATTTTCCTTCGTAGATCTTCTGCATCTCAACAGCATCGTCGCCCTGCTGCTCCGGGAGGGTTACGTCATCGATGGTTTTCTTGAGCAGCTCCTCTTCCGTGTAGCCGAAGATCTCCTGGCACCGGCGGTTCACCGATACGAACCGGTGCTCCGGGCTCACGATGGCCATCCCGAGCGGCCCGTCCTCGAAGACCCGCCGGAATTTCTCCTCACTCTCTTTGAGCAGATCCTCGGTGCGCCGCCGGCCGGTAATGTCCCGCGCCTCGGCGATAATGAGCCTTACGTCCCCGTCCGGCCCCCGGACCGGTGTGAGGGAGAAGTCCACGATCAGGTCGTCCCAGCCGGCTCCTTTCAGGGTCTCCTCGTACCGGACAAACGAGCCGGCCGCTGCCCGCCCCATGGCGTCCCGGAGCCGCCGAATCCGCCCGTGGTCGTCCTGCCACCACCCGGTCTCCC
This sequence is a window from Methanoregula sp. UBA64. Protein-coding genes within it:
- a CDS encoding methanogenesis marker 5 protein gives rise to the protein MAKVFIYPATSLILSDMVTRFGHKPLGSAIAIRERIQTPGLESPPLQITPEEPKKGLAWAAVEVPAGVRGRMSLYGPMIEACDAAIIINNADLAFGCMGCARTNELVKFLLRQKKMPRLELEYPKNEAEGVQFVSAVKKFLSELGGKP
- a CDS encoding radical SAM protein; translation: MPGAPEKLALLSAQSRHDICMPGECLQVLDSRACITYNPRAYGCSRMLKVLLHGNCSYDCAYCSVRTCRERVGFAPRELAGIFLDLYRADTVNGLFLSSGIPEDAEGTMADMVGTARILRAEGYDGYLHLKILPGAGRSDIAEAARYANRISLNAESTGASRLRAISGIKDYHEDIKKRLDWIAAEAPGRHTTQLVVGAAGETDAEIFSCMTDLYDTVQPARVYYSAFQPLPGTRFAEKAGTPPWRAHRWYQVDTLFREYGYTKKELAPLVEEGMLANADPKALLARDLGPVDPASAPYEELIRVPGIGPVTARAIVEVRERHPIRQPQDLGIPPAYLRRAMPYLAFAHGTIRQATLAGFS
- a CDS encoding methanogenesis marker 15 protein, producing the protein MTAPVRIAQLSCGADYSGVQEEINAAARSVNGEIFFPDIALKDIVRDFDAFGLEVRSPDLKLAIARAIALVEGRVDADAVFIATCFRCAEAAIVRNELRRYILEHSKLPVVSYSFTERTTSGTLLTRMEALTTIARRRALLAREVQEGITLGIDSGSSTTKAILMKDNKIIGKGWMPTGEVLKSAHGVVDTALAEAGIKLSDVQAIGTTGYGRFLVGKEFNADLIQEELTVNSKGAVYLANTQHGPATVIDIGGMDNKAITVMDGIPGTFTMGGICAGASGRFLEMTAKRLGVDITELGPLAMKGMGGRVPMNSYCIVFGTQSLVNALAAGSTREDVAAAACHSVAEQVFEQQLQEVDIKEPVLMVGGTSLIEGLVHAMGELLKINVVVPPHSQYIGAVGSALLASGFIKKDGTDAGH
- a CDS encoding ribose 1,5-bisphosphate isomerase, with product MIVSETADKIKRMEIRGAGRIARAAAEALRDGALASRAVTTEAFRQEMDMAAATLLSTRPTAVSLPNAVHMVMAGIEKHLTVDEAKAGLVTRADEFIRSSQHAVERIAGFGSRHIRDGDTILTHCNSEVALGCIIAAHKEGKEIEVFATEVRPRNQGLITIKTLNDAGIKTNFIVDSAVRSFIHDVDLVVVGADAVTVNGAVVNKIGTSQVAHAAVEARVNVMVAAETYKFAPRTILGELIKIEERAGSEVLPDEIAKTLPNVTVRNPAFDVTPAEYIDLIVTEKGAIPPQMAYVIIRDYLGWEIGEFGDPLMTGGLNNE
- a CDS encoding HAD family hydrolase; the encoded protein is MTVAVVFDSAGTLLSTYRVAKDVARQVLMPGVETTTLTFASPDRVLIVLPVHSKHLISTEKDELLSEYLTKNEIGFGISCTRKITTADEISRMLYSDRVTKVGDLQECIRDVWRICKDESTLTLNSGAILNMASRSIEFAITAGGWPFDGAKETITALHTMGVPTFIASGDRSTKLEIMADHLGIPRDRVYGVATPTVKAQIVTDLKDEYDHVVMVGDGINDICAFKAADTAILTVQQAGERPEKLFRAADFVVKEVGEVLPIVRNLVQRPATSRS
- the dapF gene encoding diaminopimelate epimerase; its protein translation is MEIPFTKLHGNGNDFVLIDEYNGTVIPDEMKGQFAALYCDRRFGIGADGILFLSKPTKTADIRMRIFQPDESEAEMCGNGIRCLAKYAYDAGYVRETCTVQTETGVLPVTLRYAKEEFFATIGMGEPKFIRNEIPATGNGEYCEKIGEFTVFAANTGVPHAVVLVDVVDGVDIAVAAPPIRHHRTFLHGANVNFVQKTGDDSIRIRTFERGVEDETLSCGTGATASAAIVHHLGYMKGPVKVDTKGGPLTISFGPDGAKMEGPAATVFSGSIPF
- the mmp3 gene encoding methyl-coenzyme M reductase-associated protein Mmp3 produces the protein MIRVHLDGELREVEEGSTLGDLTGGFPAGCSVAVIRPATKEQEKTGSIAVTTTAGEITLELTGAGEDIFDRAGIADSLVLHWEDRYAAAFGPFASGIGPDRKPHLYERGDVILGCGGYDPKRSYLIFAKSRHLADHGADTTGGVVARVVSGRGVLDRWATGDRVTKIEQVISWADTSRSFTTTDPSLVLEDGMLVVTRVRIVAQGYTEKEVATGAAESVEHLLIALEGGRFNVGRATSTHILDQKLLGTEVPSQYVHPRREGSVTVRTGGPSVGGIYIYRADVPSGPAHSVVGQVVHGIELVKLAKEGDLLCTAVVPARIDLLGMPVPEAKKVAEERGITLAIDTDSPDRIVVSQEPGTTLDVLAGRTATIKTAPVANVIDIVLDDAHAPQSCEVFRRITGLAEHDAGMMPAFFVFDDVFLFKPRVPTTVKIYPENCPVEEAPAAALAITNDSRKGAGLVGVRLTASREFGPTSEPFEGTNIIGHVIDTEKLKKVKERQTVYIREVKR
- the atwA gene encoding methyl coenzyme M reductase system, component A2, producing the protein MKAPLITVENICMDFDGTHALRNISFEIHEGEILGIIGRSGAGKTVLMHLMRGVEQPPTSGKIVYHVSACPSCDYMDVASSAGKPCPHCGAKLEPIDVDLWNEKDEALKRRVMRRTAIMFQRTFALYGDDRVIENVLHSLDDINYPQDKAINRAADLIDQVRLSHRMMHIARDLSGGEKQRVVLARQLAKEPFLLFADEPTGTLDPGTAKIVHSMLKDAAAANNMGMVVTSHFSQVIEDVASRALLLVDGSIAKIGTPNDVIGEFMKGCDDTETFEHTETGEKIVAARDLTKRYISVDRGVVRAVNGVTFDVYTKEIFGIIGKSGAGKTTLSRIIAGLIEPTSGEINVRIGDEWIDMTKPGIDQRGRAKEYIGLLHQEYDLYPHRTVLDNLTDAIGLEFPKELAMRKAIITLKMAGFSEEKSKDILDRMPGQLSEGERHRVALAQVLIREPKIVILDEPTGTMDPITKIDVKHSIMHSRDDIDETFIVVSHDMEFVRDICDRIALMRGGKIVEMGKTADVLAHLTDDERKVMSQAPQA
- a CDS encoding methanogenesis marker 6 protein, with the protein product MTEYTPANVGTVTRYVVVESYNVTPSDVAIRAYEVAKGVMVKENCFGLVIMGKEEEVDRIIAEVRKMDPAHIFVKDRGFPPGDARRCRATLGGARPGFHGIEFEMGILPYISHGLEKTENLDLSAVPAPQPPAPDRRLDVYTLKKMIDAQEP